One window from the genome of Podospora pseudocomata strain CBS 415.72m chromosome 6, whole genome shotgun sequence encodes:
- a CDS encoding hypothetical protein (EggNog:ENOG503PTDV), translating into MPSDPHPQGGNLSDMAATGTKVPKDAAKPNVVPSNAGENKPDSLGSGISDNALGSTYLGEVTSAGGGQLPEDIGQKYSRSGGKDREPHHSAPHGGRNLPSH; encoded by the exons ATGCCATCTGACCCTCATCCCCAGGGAGGTAACCTCTCCGATATGGCCGCCACCGGGACAAAGG TCCCAAAGGACGCCGCAAAGCCCAACGTTGTCCCATCCAACGCTGGAGAGAACAAGCCTGACAGTCTTGGTTCGGGGATCTCGGATAACGCTCTGGGTAGCACATATCTTGGGGAGGTTACCAGTGCTGGTGGCGGTCAGCTGCCAGAGGATATTGGACAGAAGTACAGCCGGAGTGGTGGGAAGGATCGGGAGCCTCATCATAGCGCGCCGCACGGCGGTAGGAACCTGCCTTCTCACTAG
- a CDS encoding hypothetical protein (COG:S; EggNog:ENOG503PEV2), translating to MTSIITLVASALAFFGIAQGYTLPDNIPDVTWNLPINPANKSSATVSFTGTIEQAVAKMENDYSGWNATLLAQSAAHHAAHSAPFGVKADSKPLRINFDPANCTNPNFPPFPADTARIREGIRYLLGVSGTAKNGPGPGNCGRVSCSYYSAIYCAITYVSSLWSYAVCCY from the exons ATGActtccatcatcactctcGTGGCCAGCGCCCTGGCTTTCTTCGGG ATTGCCCAGGGTTATACTCTCCCGGACAACATTCCCGATGTTACCTGGaatctccccatcaaccctgCTAATAAGAGCAGCGCTACCGTCAGCttcaccggcaccatcgAGCAGGCCGTCGCCAAGATGGAGAACGATTACTCCGGCTGGAACGCCACCCTCCTGGCCCAATCTGCCGCCCATCATGCCGCCCACTCTGCCCCCTTCGGCGTAAAGGCTGATTCCAAGCCCTTGCGCATCAACTTCGACCCGGCCAACTGCACAAATCCCAacttcccccctttccccgcCGATACCGCTCGCATCCGTGAAGGGATCCGGTACCTTTTGGGGGTTAGTGGCACAGCGAAGAATGGCCCAGGACCCGGAAACTGTGGCCGTGTTAGCTGCTCATACTATTCTGCCATCTACTGTGCAATAACGTATGTATCATCCCTCTGGTCTTATGCTGTGTGCTGTTACTGA
- a CDS encoding hypothetical protein (COG:S; EggNog:ENOG503PEV2) produces the protein MENDYPGWNETFMAQDPISSPAGDKAGIPIKHDCNVPGDGDAKRTQIGIGVMYLSRLSGTAVNGPGPENCGRVSCSWNSATIWCNNTQIASAAQYIVDQCSKRKSFTPLKDSGRICADKTFVEGDMTVKGHADFDDGWYVVVRGDWC, from the exons ATGGAAAACGACTATCCGGGCTGGAACGAGACCTTCATGGCCCAGGACCCCATCTCCAGTCCGGCCGGTGACAAGGCCGGCATTCCCATCAAACATGACTGTAACGTCCCCGGGGATGGCGATGCTAAGAGGACCCAGATTGGGATCGGTGTCATGTATCTGTCCCGTCTTTCTGGCACGGCCGTCAATGGTCCAGGGCCTGAGAACTGCGGCCGCGTTAGCTGCTCGTGGAACTCTGCCACCATTTGGTGTAATAAC ACTCAGATCGCTAGTGCCGCACAATATATTGTTGACCAATGCAGCAAGCGCAAGTCTTTCACTCCTCTTAAGGATAGTGGGCGTATCTGTGCTGACAAAACCTTTGTAGAGGGAGATATGACCGTCAAGGGACATGCTGATTTTGACGACGGCTGGTATGTCGTCGTTCGCGGGGATTGGTGCTAA
- the CDC73 gene encoding accessory factor associated with RNA polymerase II (BUSCO:EOG09263UWJ; COG:K; EggNog:ENOG503NYM4), with protein sequence MASPTTDPLLLFRQSIRTSSRIVPVASAESNDEVALSQATNLVFSDEGKRVVLPVDVQSRFMSSEGNLIDLRSIYFAWVNRDITIPEYNAAAEKLNEELAGGKGVHKFPFVERLNLIAWLEGAGEDTEYIKPLVGGDAGKGEEGGKVEKVGDDGGVKKERRGKGTLDPRLAQIYEGERRMGDRNSVLRGIKPTDFSHIRKLAAQFMTRKPTGGSGDIRSSTNISNNPSLALNQKPARRPDPIILLSPSASSLLRMSNAKAFLEGGRYTPPDHSTPPTMLAVSRIIKDMDPNRPIRFILVEGPENFKPEYWNRVVAVFTTGQTWQFKSYKWTNPVELFKHVQGVYLGWRGEQPPESVRAFGHKVLACSVEKWRDPGQPGAEQSRWRDREVVESIWKAIETNMRAKGWRKDAAPTSI encoded by the exons ATGGCCTCCCCGACGACCGATCCCCTTTTGCTGTTTCGGCAATCCATCCGGACGTCGTCGCGGATTGTTCCTGTCGCCTCGGCCGAGTCGAACGACGAGGTTGCGCTGTCGCAGGCGACAAATCTGGTGTTTAGTgatgaggggaagagggtggtgttgccggTGGATGTGCAGAGCAGGTTCATGAGCTCGGAGGGGAACTTGATTGACCTGCGGTCGATTTATTTTGCGTGGGTGAATAGGGATATCACGATTCCGGAGTATAATGCTGCGGCGGAGAAGCTGAATGAGGAGTTggctggggggaagggggtgcaCAAGTTTCCGTTTGTTGAGAGGTTGAATCTGATTgcttggttggagggggcgggggaggataCGGAGTATATCAAGCCgcttgttgggggggatgcggggaagggggaggaggggggaaaggtggagaaggttggggatgatgggggggtgaagaaggagaggaggggcaAGGGGACGTTGGATCCGAGACTGGCGCAGATTTATGAGggtgagaggaggatgggggatcGGAACAGTGTGTTGAGGGGGATAAAGCCTACG GACTTTTCGCATATTCGCAAGCTGGCTGCGCAGTTCATGACTAGGAAGCCGactggtgggagtggtgatATTCGGTCTAgcaccaacatcagcaaTAACCCTTCGCTTGCGCTCAATCAGAAACCGGCTAGGCGCCCGGATCCGATTATCCTCTTGTCTCCGTCGGCTTCTTCGTTGCTCAGGATGTCGAACGCGAAGGCTTTCCTcgagggagggaggtatACGCCTCCTGACCATAGCACACCCCCAACGATGCTTGCTGTGTCACGTATCATCAAGGACATGGACCCCAACCGACCAATTAGGTTCATTCTTGTGGAGGGTCCGGAGAACTTCAAGCCGGAGTACTGGAACCGAGTGGTGGCTGTTTTTACCACGGGCCAGACCTGGCAGTTCAAGAGTTACAAGTGGACGAACCCCGTGGAGCTGTTCAAGCATGTACAGGGTGTGTATctggggtggagaggggagcAGCCTCCTGAGAGCGTGAGGGCGTTTGGGCATAAGGTGCTCGCGTGTTCGGTTGAAAAGTGGAGGGATCCGGGTCAGCCGGGGGCGGAGCAGAGCCGGTGGAGGGatcgggaggtggtggagagtaTTTGGAAGGCGATTGAGACGAATATGAGGGCTAAGGGATGGAGGAAGGATGCGGCGCCTACTAGCATTTAG